The following proteins are co-located in the Pedobacter sp. FW305-3-2-15-E-R2A2 genome:
- the frr gene encoding ribosome recycling factor, giving the protein MNDLIKKQLQDAQANMDKAIDHCEAELTKIRAGKASAGMLDGIFVDYYGSATALSQVASINTPDARTLLVQPWEKNMLVPIERAIMEANIGINPQNDGIVIRLVVPPLTEERRKELVKRVKEEAERGKITVRNIRKDANEKIKKLKGESVSDDEIKTGEAEVQKITDAYIIKVDKHAEAKEKDVMTV; this is encoded by the coding sequence ATGAATGACCTCATAAAGAAACAATTACAAGATGCTCAGGCAAACATGGACAAAGCAATTGACCATTGTGAAGCTGAATTGACAAAAATCCGCGCAGGAAAAGCTTCTGCCGGGATGTTAGATGGCATCTTTGTAGATTATTATGGTAGTGCTACTGCTTTATCTCAGGTAGCAAGTATCAATACACCAGATGCACGTACTTTACTCGTTCAGCCTTGGGAAAAAAACATGTTGGTGCCTATAGAACGCGCAATCATGGAAGCTAATATCGGAATCAATCCACAGAACGATGGAATTGTGATCCGTTTGGTAGTTCCTCCTTTGACAGAAGAACGTAGAAAGGAGCTGGTTAAAAGAGTAAAAGAGGAAGCAGAACGTGGTAAAATAACTGTTCGTAACATCCGTAAAGATGCCAACGAAAAGATTAAAAAATTAAAAGGCGAAAGCGTTTCCGACGATGAGATCAAAACCGGAGAAGCAGAAGTTCAGAAAATAACAGATGCCTATATCATCAAGGTAGATAAGCATGCAGAGGCAAAAGAAAAAGATGTAATGACGGTTTAA